A window of Streptomyces gilvosporeus contains these coding sequences:
- a CDS encoding LLM class F420-dependent oxidoreductase, protein MDLRIFTEPQQGASYGTLLTVAKATEDLGFDAFFRSDHYLRMGSTDGLPGPTDAWITLAGLARETRRIRLGTLMTAGTFRFPGVLAIQVAQVDQMSGGRVELGLGAGWFEEEHRAYGIPFPKEKFARLEEQLAIITGLWATEEGKEFSYDGRHYQLERSPALPKPAQRKVPVLIGGHGATRTPRLAAQYADEFNIPFASLEDSERQFGRVRAAAEAAGRKGDDLVYSNALVACVGKDDAEVARRAAAIGREVEELKANGLAGSPAEVVDKIGRYAALGTSRIYLQILDLDDLDHLELISSQVQSQLG, encoded by the coding sequence ATGGACCTACGAATCTTCACAGAGCCCCAGCAGGGGGCTTCGTACGGCACCCTTCTTACCGTCGCCAAAGCCACCGAAGACCTCGGATTCGACGCGTTCTTCCGGTCGGATCACTACCTGCGGATGGGCAGCACCGACGGGCTGCCCGGCCCGACGGACGCCTGGATCACCCTGGCCGGCCTGGCCCGTGAGACCCGGCGCATCCGCCTCGGCACACTGATGACGGCGGGCACCTTCCGCTTCCCGGGGGTGCTGGCCATCCAGGTGGCGCAGGTCGACCAGATGTCCGGTGGCCGGGTCGAGCTCGGCCTCGGTGCGGGGTGGTTCGAGGAAGAGCACAGGGCGTACGGCATTCCGTTCCCCAAGGAGAAGTTCGCGCGCCTGGAAGAGCAGTTGGCAATCATCACCGGCCTGTGGGCCACCGAGGAAGGAAAGGAGTTCTCCTACGACGGCAGGCACTACCAGCTGGAGAGGTCGCCCGCACTGCCCAAGCCCGCCCAGCGCAAGGTGCCGGTGCTGATCGGCGGGCACGGTGCGACGCGTACCCCGCGGCTGGCGGCGCAGTACGCCGACGAGTTCAACATCCCCTTCGCCTCGCTCGAGGACAGTGAGCGCCAGTTCGGACGGGTGCGCGCGGCCGCCGAAGCCGCCGGGCGCAAGGGCGATGACCTGGTGTATTCCAATGCCCTTGTCGCCTGTGTCGGCAAGGACGATGCCGAGGTGGCGCGGCGTGCCGCGGCCATCGGACGGGAGGTGGAGGAACTGAAGGCCAACGGCCTCGCGGGCTCGCCCGCCGAGGTCGTCGACAAGATCGGACGGTACGCCGCGCTCGGCACGTCGCGGATCTATCTGCAGATCCTGGACCTCGACGACCTGGATCACCTGGAGCTGATCTCCTCGCAGGTGCAGTCGCAGCTGGGGTGA
- a CDS encoding VOC family protein, whose product MRVKDFDHLVLNVQDLERSLDFYCGPLGLEPVRVAEWRAGKAPFPSVRVSPTTIIDLVDRPRGESNVDHICLVVDPLDWQEVIDSGTFTVLEGPVTRYGARGDAQSVYVADPDGNTVELRWYPQDAAQ is encoded by the coding sequence ATGCGAGTCAAGGACTTCGATCACCTCGTCCTCAACGTTCAGGACCTGGAGCGCTCACTGGACTTCTACTGCGGCCCGCTCGGTCTGGAGCCGGTACGAGTGGCGGAGTGGCGGGCCGGCAAAGCCCCGTTCCCGTCGGTTCGGGTGAGCCCGACGACCATCATCGACCTGGTCGACCGACCCCGCGGCGAGTCCAATGTGGACCACATCTGCCTGGTCGTGGATCCGCTGGACTGGCAGGAGGTCATCGACTCGGGCACGTTCACGGTGCTGGAGGGGCCGGTCACCCGGTACGGCGCCCGGGGTGACGCACAGTCGGTCTACGTCGCCGACCCCGATGGCAACACCGTGGAGCTGCGCTGGTACCCGCAGGACGCCGCGCAGTAG
- a CDS encoding cell division protein SepF, giving the protein MNGPDATDEQWEGLAEVVPLRSSSEWPSWPDHRALPDDEPAEEKRRFMVIRVQTFADAREVAEYLMAQIPVLLDLSSADTDVAKRILDFSSGVVFGLGSGMHRVDTNVFLLAPLGTEVAEPVTGAVPHS; this is encoded by the coding sequence GTGAACGGCCCCGATGCCACCGACGAGCAGTGGGAAGGGCTCGCCGAGGTCGTCCCGCTCCGCAGCAGCAGCGAGTGGCCGTCCTGGCCCGACCACCGCGCGCTCCCGGACGACGAACCGGCCGAGGAGAAGCGGCGTTTCATGGTGATCCGCGTGCAGACCTTCGCGGACGCGCGCGAGGTCGCCGAGTACCTCATGGCGCAGATTCCGGTCCTGCTGGACCTCAGCAGCGCCGACACCGACGTCGCCAAGCGCATTCTCGACTTTTCCAGCGGCGTCGTCTTCGGGCTCGGCAGCGGCATGCACCGCGTCGACACCAATGTCTTCTTGCTTGCGCCCCTCGGTACGGAGGTTGCCGAACCGGTCACCGGGGCCGTCCCTCATTCGTAG
- a CDS encoding ATP-binding protein, with translation MNTYSVRPAVTELRLSAFKIHRGVTLPIGPLTLLAGESGSGKSSALQAYEILSRLGSGEPLAHAVGKVAGGPEACIPAGARADEQGRRGFRIGCTVDGPVGLVHLDLAVQAEPELRIVGERLTGGGETLLTTALTDPARRAVQAAWHTAGATPVTRAPLPDDRLATSLLPLRVAGKTAGQRLVLAAAEQVVVALRSVFACDPRPEVMRAAGRGGAPGSEATETVKVSKAARTAKAAGAATRGRSAVRPGAAGGWGRDEEADEGRLRSSCENLPAVLERTSRECTRRHALLVAVVRDACAGPVDGLHAVPREVKPAAGAAATGVVPGDGAERTEPGASAAAWGDGGTGQCGVATRTVRGAVRASPATDGMRAVVDRGALGMMPVEQLGDGELRFLALALVLLTGPGVLEMDPAGEIPSACQQLTVMADGLDRCLDRRQARELLSLAVRMTERGHVRLLGAVRDPSVAEGLPGVQVLHLGV, from the coding sequence GTGAATACATACAGTGTGCGTCCGGCGGTCACCGAATTACGGCTCTCCGCTTTCAAGATCCATCGTGGTGTCACCCTGCCGATCGGCCCGCTGACCCTGCTGGCCGGTGAGAGCGGCAGCGGCAAGTCCAGCGCGTTGCAGGCGTACGAGATCCTCTCCCGGCTCGGCAGTGGGGAGCCGTTGGCGCACGCTGTCGGGAAGGTGGCGGGCGGCCCGGAGGCATGCATTCCGGCGGGCGCGCGAGCCGACGAACAGGGTCGACGCGGCTTCCGTATCGGCTGCACGGTCGACGGTCCGGTCGGCCTCGTCCACCTGGATCTCGCCGTACAGGCCGAACCCGAACTCCGCATCGTCGGCGAGCGGTTGACCGGCGGCGGCGAGACGCTGCTCACCACGGCGCTCACCGATCCCGCCCGCCGCGCCGTACAGGCGGCCTGGCATACGGCCGGCGCGACACCGGTGACCCGCGCACCGCTGCCCGACGACCGGTTGGCCACCTCGCTGCTGCCGCTGCGCGTCGCGGGCAAGACTGCCGGGCAGCGGCTGGTCCTGGCCGCTGCGGAGCAGGTCGTGGTCGCGCTGCGGTCGGTCTTCGCCTGCGATCCCCGGCCCGAGGTCATGCGGGCGGCGGGGCGGGGAGGCGCTCCGGGGTCCGAGGCGACCGAGACGGTGAAGGTGTCCAAGGCGGCCAGGACCGCGAAGGCGGCGGGCGCGGCTACTCGGGGGCGGTCGGCCGTCCGGCCCGGTGCGGCCGGTGGCTGGGGGCGGGACGAGGAGGCCGACGAAGGCAGACTGCGGTCGTCGTGCGAGAACCTCCCTGCGGTGCTGGAGCGTACGAGCCGCGAGTGCACCCGGCGGCATGCGCTCCTGGTGGCGGTGGTACGGGATGCGTGTGCGGGGCCGGTTGACGGGCTGCATGCGGTGCCCCGGGAGGTGAAGCCCGCCGCAGGAGCGGCCGCCACCGGGGTCGTGCCCGGGGACGGCGCGGAGCGGACCGAACCGGGGGCGTCGGCTGCGGCGTGGGGTGACGGTGGCACGGGCCAGTGCGGCGTGGCGACGCGTACGGTCCGTGGCGCGGTCAGAGCGTCGCCTGCCACGGACGGGATGCGGGCCGTGGTCGACCGGGGTGCCCTGGGCATGATGCCCGTCGAGCAGCTCGGCGACGGTGAACTGCGGTTTCTCGCGCTGGCGCTGGTGCTGTTGACGGGGCCCGGAGTGCTGGAGATGGACCCGGCGGGGGAGATTCCGTCGGCCTGCCAGCAGCTGACGGTCATGGCGGACGGTCTCGACCGCTGCCTGGACCGCCGACAGGCGCGCGAACTGCTGTCGCTGGCGGTACGGATGACCGAACGCGGTCATGTCCGGCTGCTGGGGGCGGTACGGGATCCGTCGGTCGCCGAGGGGCTGCCCGGTGTGCAGGTGCTACATCTAGGGGTATGA
- a CDS encoding DUF6099 family protein: MDAVRIIAASRRGLAQASTVQDVVVEAWQAQALAEAIGSHLAIVGPYELRSRARGLGDAGGRFSGGLLFQAPAVGGLRAAQLTEVRDVKIALTGLARLLQEVCEALVGVVCSADEEGMYWTCVEAMDTADESRDHVSGILEKLEARERNLA; encoded by the coding sequence ATGGATGCGGTGCGGATCATCGCGGCCAGCCGGCGCGGTCTGGCGCAGGCGAGCACGGTTCAGGACGTGGTGGTCGAGGCATGGCAGGCGCAAGCCTTGGCGGAAGCCATAGGCAGCCATCTCGCGATAGTGGGGCCGTACGAGCTGCGCTCCAGGGCCCGGGGGCTGGGCGACGCGGGCGGGCGGTTCAGCGGGGGACTGCTCTTCCAGGCGCCGGCCGTCGGCGGGCTGCGCGCGGCGCAGCTGACCGAAGTACGCGATGTCAAAATCGCATTGACCGGCCTGGCCCGGCTACTGCAGGAGGTCTGCGAGGCATTGGTGGGTGTGGTGTGTTCGGCCGATGAGGAGGGGATGTACTGGACTTGCGTCGAGGCCATGGACACGGCCGATGAGTCGCGGGATCACGTGTCCGGGATATTGGAGAAGCTGGAGGCGCGTGAACGGAATCTCGCCTGA
- a CDS encoding nucleotide pyrophosphohydrolase, with protein sequence MSDDLHALQRRLAEFAAARDWQQYHTPKNLAAALSVEAAELVEIFQWLTPEESSTVMSDPEAAGRVEDEVADVLAYLLQFCEALGIDALTALAAKIERNEARFPPARRARPDRPRGSEGRGGGE encoded by the coding sequence ATGAGTGACGATCTTCATGCCCTCCAGCGGCGGCTGGCCGAGTTCGCGGCCGCCCGCGACTGGCAGCAGTACCACACCCCCAAGAACCTCGCCGCGGCGCTGAGCGTCGAGGCCGCCGAACTCGTCGAGATCTTCCAGTGGTTGACCCCGGAGGAATCGTCGACGGTGATGTCCGATCCGGAGGCGGCCGGCCGGGTCGAGGACGAGGTCGCGGATGTGCTGGCGTATCTGCTGCAGTTCTGTGAGGCGCTGGGGATCGATGCGCTGACCGCGCTCGCCGCAAAGATCGAGCGCAATGAGGCGCGCTTCCCGCCGGCCCGCCGGGCCCGGCCGGACCGGCCGCGGGGGAGCGAGGGGCGGGGAGGAGGGGAATAG